The nucleotide sequence GACAGTTTCTTCTGGTATGACCTGGGGTCCTACACAGTCCGCATCTCTTGGGTCTATCCAGATTCGCCTCATCCATACTATTCCTTATCCTAGTGCTCCGAGGTCTTCCAACTGCAGCCCGCATCATGCCAGGATCAGGGATGACACGAGGTCCCTCGTATACGGGTAAGAGATCGTCGTGGATAGGCGGAGAGAAACCCATCTTGTAAACATTGAACACGGTCTTCATGCGATACACATCATCAACGTATGTCCTCCAGTCCAGTCTGCAAAATGAACATGCTGCAAGCACATGACGACACGGGTAGTGGAGGGCTTGAAAGTACCCATAGTCGCATGTGCGGGCGGATAGAGACACCCGACACACACTCATTGCAATCCTTCCCGCGGTCGGCGCAAGTTCCTCAACGATAAACTCAGAGTTTCCCCTGTCATACAGATCCACCCGCATATTTCTTGAGGCTTGTAGATTCCTCTCGATCGCCTTCACGGTCTGATAGAATTCTTGATTTGCTCCGACTTGAGACTCAGCCTCCTTTCCCTTCctcacaaagagctcggccaaatgcCCATATGTTGACTTAACTAATGAACCCACCGGGAGGTTGCGTGTGCCTTTAAACACGGCGTTGATACACTCAGAGATGTTAGTCATCATATGACCATATCGACGACCACCATCCCGATATTGGGTCCACAACTCCAGTCCAATCCTGTCGCACCATTCTACCATTGCAGGATCTTCCTTCCGCAAAATGTCCATGTAATACCGGTGATCCTCTTCAGTCTTTGCATATGCGGCATTCACGAGAATGCTCCGGGCTTCCTTAGACTTGTATGACAGTGCGAAGTTAGACGCGATGTGTCGCACACAAAATGCCCGGTATGCCGACGGTGGGAGCCATCCACCGTCCTCTGCAAGCAAGGCAGCCTTGATGGCATTGTGCCGATCAGATATGACTAAAATGCCGGGTTGAGGGGTGACATGCTGGCGGAGATTAGTGAGGAAAAACTTCCACGAATCTGTGTTTTCGCCTTCGACTAACCCGAAGCCACTGGGAGAATGTTCGAGTTTCCATCTTGGGCAATAGCCATTAGCAGAGTGCCGCCATACTTCCCATACAAATGGGTCCCATCAATGGATATAAGTGGCTTGCAATACTTAAATGCCTCAATGCATGGAGGAAACGTCCAAAATAGTCGATGAAAGAAAACCGTTGACGCATCCACGGTATTACCTATCCTCACTAGCGAAGTACGCAAAAGCGCAATAGTACCCGGCATATACAACTGAACCCCAATGATCCACCGTGGTATGTAGTTGTAAGACTCCTCCCAATCTCCATATATCTGCGCAATTGCCTTCTGCTTGCCCATCCAAACCTTCCTGTAGCTGGGCCTGAACCCAAACTTCGAAGACACCGCATTCTGTAACACCTTAACCGACACTGATGCATCAGCCATCACCAACGATAAAATCGAGGCACATATGACATGGTAATCGAGCTGCCTGTGATCCATCGATATCTCCGTTGCTAGACACGAGTGTGGTCCATTGTACTTTCTAACTTCCCAGTAGCCTTTCCTTTGTCTCATAGTGACACGGATCAGCCAATTACAACCATTCCCGAACTGGACACACTTCCCATGATACTTCAACTGGTCGGACTCAAACACTTTATACTCTACACCCGCCGAATATTATAACTCTTGATTGTCAGTACGGCTTCCTCTTTTGTTTCAAACCGTTGCCCGACCTCAAACTCGTCCGTGCCAATCACGCTAGGCCTTTCTCTGTGAATCACCGGGTGATGCTGATCTAAGTTTGCGGCCGGGTTCATTGCTTCAAGGTCCAATGTGGTAAAGTGTCGAGGGTACTGCTGCGTACCACTGCTACCATGGGTTTGAGCTCCCACGGCAACTGCAGTGTCCTCTTCGCCGTCGCTCTCGTCACCAATAATTGGTGGCTCCGAATCTGACCCATCATCACCTATAGCCTCGGCAAACGGATCTCTCTCTCTTACCTCCATGAATGCGGGTGCACCATCCACTATAGGTTCAGATCCCATCGCAGCTGCAAGCTGGCCGAAGCTACGCCCATCACCCAAGTCATCACCTGAGACAGGCAAAGCAGCAGCAAAAGATGGGGACAAAACAAGTGGAGTCGCCGGTTGCCCTGTTGGAACGGCGGTGGAAGTTCCTTCTATGACGCCAGTGGGCAGATTCGGAGCAGTTCCCCCGCTGCTGCCCTACACGTCAACCATTCTGACAAACAACTCCAGCGCGCCTAAG is from Arachis ipaensis cultivar K30076 chromosome B01, Araip1.1, whole genome shotgun sequence and encodes:
- the LOC107647844 gene encoding uncharacterized protein LOC107647844 gives rise to the protein MDHRQLDYHVICASILSLVMADASVSVKVLQNAVSSKFGFRPSYRKVWMGKQKAIAQIYGDWEESYNYIPRWIIGVQLYMPGTIALLRTSLVRIVWRHSANGYCPRWKLEHSPSGFGLVEGENTDSWKFFLTNLRQHVTPQPGILVISDRHNAIKAALLAEDGGWLPPSAYRAFCVRHIASNFALSYKSKEARSILVNAAYAKTEEDHRYYMDILRKEDPAMVEWCDRIGLELWTQYRDGGRRYGHMMTNISECINAVFKGTRNLPVGSLVKSTYGHLAELFVRKGKEAESQVGANQEFYQTVKAIERNLQASRNMRVDLYDRGNSEFIVEELAPTAGRIAMSVCRVSLSARTCDYGYFQALHYPCRHVLAACSFCRLDWRTYVDDVYRMKTVFNVYKMGFSPPIHDDLLPVYEGPRVIPDPGMMRAAVGRPRSTRIRNSMDEANLDRPKRCGLCRTPGHTRRNCPQRLGASGSHEGSNA